One Helianthus annuus cultivar XRQ/B chromosome 12, HanXRQr2.0-SUNRISE, whole genome shotgun sequence genomic region harbors:
- the LOC110895208 gene encoding protein trichome birefringence-like 31 has translation MTILPSTDRRNQFIFPAALVSLLFIASLRIVLENLKNSHHSRSFFWQPGGGYRVVRRPVHVSNDEVIEKGCNIFEGKWVWDNVSHPLYTEESCPLLVKQVTCLKNGRPDSYYQNWKWQPDGCNLPRFNALKLLEILRDKRLMFVGDSVQRGMFDSMVCLVQSVIPEGKKSLKRVPPRKIFRAEEYNASIEYYWAPFLVESISDHATNHTVLKRLVRLDSISNHSKQWEGVDILVFESYVWWMHKPTINATYGNLKNVQEYNVTKAYRIAMETWANWIETSINTHDQKVFFMTMSPTHLWNWEWKTGDGGNCFGESQPIQGPYWGTGSNLDIMGIVKDVLGRLRVNVRVLNITQLSEYRKDGHASIYGERKGKLLTKEQRSDPKNFADCIHWCLPGVPDTWNEILYAVLLQDYRKF, from the exons ATGACAATTTTACCCTCCACCGATCGCCGGAACCAGTTCATCTTCCCAGCTGCGCTTGTGTCGCTTCTTTTTATCGCGTCTCTGCGAattgttcttgaaaatttgaaaaacagcCACCACAGCCGCTCGTTTTTTTGGCAGCCGGGTGGTGGATATCGGGTGGTGAGACGGCCTGTTCATGTTTCTAACGACGAAGTCATCGAAAAGGGGTGCAATATATTTGAAGGGAAATGGGTTTGGGACAATGTGTCTCACCCACTCTACACAGAAGAAAGTTGTCCACTTTTGGTTAAGCAAGTGACTTGCCTGAAAAATGGGAGGCCTGATTCATATTATCAGAACTGGAAATGGCAACCTGATGGGTGCAATTTACCAAg GTTTAATGCTTTGAAATTGTTGGAAATTTTGAGGGATAAAAGACTCATGTTTGTAGGGGACTCGGTACAAAGAGGCATGTTTGACTCAATGGTGTGTTTGGTCCAATCTGTAATTCCTGAGGGCAAGAAATCTCTTAAAAGGGTACCTCCAAGAAAGATTTTCAGAGCTGAG GAATACAATGCATCTATTGAGTACTACTGGGCTCCGTTCCTAGTCGAGTCTATTTCGGATCATGCAACGAACCACACGGTATTGAAACGGCTAGTCAGGCTAGACTCGATATCCAACCACAGCAAACAATGGGAAGGAGTCGATATTTTGGTCTTTGAAAGTTACGTTTGGTGGATGCATAAACCAACGATTAATGCCAC GTATGGGAACCTCAAGAATGTCCAGGAGTACAATGTAACCAAAGCATATAGGATAGCAATGGAAACATGGGCAAACTGGATAGAAACCAGCATCAATACTCATGATCAGAAAGTGTTTTTCATGACCATGTCTCCAACACACTTGTG GAACTGGGAATGGAAGACTGGAGATGGTGGCAACTGTTTCGGCGAGTCACAACCTATACAAGGACCGTATTGGGGCACTGGTTCAAATCTTGATATTATGGGAATCGTTAAAGATGTTTTGGGACGGTTGCGAGTTAATGTTAGAGTACTAAACATTACTCAACTGTCGGAATACAGAAAAGATGGTCACGCGTCTATTTATGGTGAAAGGAAAGGGAAACTGTTGACAAAAGAACAAAGATCGGATCCGAAAAACTTTGCTGATTGCATTCATTGGTGTTTACCCGGAGTCCCTGACACGTGGAATGAGATCTTGTATGCGGTTTTGTTGCAGGATTATCGAAAATTTTGA